ACTCTATTATGCTTTCTGATAACTAAAATATcctcatcaccaccaccaccaggaCCCACTTTCTTATTGATACTTTTGGGTAAATGCTGTATGGCTCATGTAAATCCTTCTAAAAATTGGCATGCTAATATTGCttttaaaaagtgaaaaatataaaaatataaatcacGCGGTTTAGAAAAAATGTTTCCCAAAAAAAGATTATGGGTTCGAGTCTTAGAATCCACGTAATGTGTGTAAATTTAGCATGTTATTGTCCATTTCGATAGAAAAAGGTCCTCATAAaactggaaaataaaaaagcaaaatctTATGGTTGGAGTAGTCCTCCTTTCATGAGCTGATTTTTCTATTAGAGATCATTTTAATTACTGCTTCCATTTCTATTGGTCATTGTTATATTTTGCAATACTTCAATTTGGGCTTCTCGTCTTATCTCAGCTGGAAATTGACTGTGATTATAAAGTATTAAAATCCATATTCTTGATCACTCATCCCCTTCGAGCTTCGACTATCAGAACAATCATTCAAGATCTTTGGCAGCTATACTTCTGGATTTTCGTCAAGTTTTGTTAAATCATGCTTATAGGGAAACAAATCAAGTGGTTGATACTTTGGCTAAACGAGATCATGCATCTTCAAATACTTGTGTTTGGTTCGAAAAAACTATATATTACGATTGAGAGATcttgaaataaatttatttaaataatatttttatgggGCTCACTCTGCTCCTATTTCAAAAATTTGAAGCGTCTATATTTGACGTATTCTCTCAATCATCGCTGCAAAAATCATTTAaccataaattatataattactCAATTAAATGATTgtcattttactttttctcCAAACACCTTAGTTCATCTATTTTAGATAAATctacataaaataaatcttATGTCTAACATTAAGGTAGGGACATGCTTCCATCGTTAAGATAGATTCTCCCCACAGATTATGCCCCCACCCAAATaccaaaatcaatataaattcAATCCTACCAGCTTCAATCTCACACAATCAAACtgtatataattatttaatgaGTTAGTGTTTCTAGGTGGAGAGAGATCCGCCATTCCTGAGACAAGATTCCATATATACACGTGGTTTTATTAAATCATactaataatttttattttcttcattagtGGTTGGTAGGTCTAACCATTCCCATTCCCATGGCACGTTAATCTTGGACTGTCCCAAGGTTCTAGAACTAGATGTTTTTATAATCTTGGACTGtcccattctttttttttttttttttccagtcaGATTTAGACcgaaatgaaggaaattgaaAACGACACTCTTAAAAACTTTAGGTAGAATTTAATGTTATTATagcatttaaatttttttttaaaaaagtcatGGTAGCTACTAGCTAGGAACAACATGTTTAGTTTGCGGGACAAGTCATAATTGTGAAAGTAGATTGGAGGAGGATGCATTTGAATCCAAGACAGCCAAAAAATCACAACTGTTTATTCtattgatattttaaaaaattaaattaaattaaatccaGCACTGTTGTATGATAATTTATTCCTAATCAGACCTCCATTATCATGGCCTGTCCACACACACCAACAATTTGATGTTATAGCACTGGTGGTCTTAGTCAACGGTCAATGTTTAAAGAAGTAAGTGCTTAATTTTTGTTGGCATCAAACTTTATGGTTTGTTTAAAAGTGATTTTGAGTAAGTCAAAATCATTATAGGAAGATGCACCTCCTGTATACTTCTTCagaaaatcacttaaagtgattatataGAGAAGTGATTCTTCATGAAAGTAATTATTGTCCTATCTAGAATCACTCACAAACAAGTGTAAAGTTTTCACATACCAGTTGGATCATTCGTTCAAAGATCAAGCTGCTGTTTAGAATTTTATGTCGAAGAAATTCAGCTTTGtttcttaaaattaatttttttttccaaagataAAAATTCAATCTGAATTGATGAAGGCAAACCTTTGTGTCTTTACAGGAGTGTCTGTACTCTGAAAGCAAATATCACCAATTTGTTGTATATTTGTCTCTGGCTACTTGATTGGAGGATGTTTCAAATTTAATTCGTGTGAACGACAAAAACTGTATATATTTGTAATAAGTTTGATATCTAGTAAATTATAACAACATTGTGATGatgtaaattaatataaatatattgctccgttgtaaaaataaaaatgattcaTTATTTGTAAGCAACCAAGAATTGTTCCTTCTCGACGGCAAAAATATTTATGCTTACAATAGGGCTACAAAAacgagaagaaaaaaaaaaaaaatcacgtTTAGATACTTATCCAGATAGGCTTTTAACAGAACACTTCTCATATTCTAATCGtttgaataaaaattcaatgactaaattaatagaagaaagTCAATCAATCAacctaataataataatgaaattaatattaatagaAGGCTTAGAACATGTGAGCATATGCCACATGTCTATCTCTCCATGTGTATGTTGCAACGTGACTGTGCAATTATGTCATCCTAAATACATAGTTTTATGCAAGACGGTAGATGCCAAGCTAGTTAGGTGGGTGTAATGATCCCACTAAATAAATCATCTcttgataaaataaataaataaataaatcatcaCTCATACTCAGGTGGATGGTAGGTTTTTGAGAATATGTTACACCAAATAATTTAAgtcaaagaaaataagatacaagaaaaagaatatggTATCACCATCGCTAATCTTTACCTAAATCTACCCAAAATTGGTTACATAAAGTCAGGTTGATCCATATATACCAGAGAAGAAAGTTAGTCTTGTCATTTATTCTAGCAAGTGGGATTGGACTGATTGATTGACAAGCTTATATTCCTAATTGCATGCAAAGGTAGGAGTCATCGGGTTGGAATCATTGGTCTTAAATTGAACTAATGAAGAAGGTATGGTGCTATAAAAAATTCGATCGGGACTATGATATAGTGTCACGTAATGTTATTAGTCGAATATGTATTATTAAAATTGTACCTTAACGTATAAATTCGTCAATCATTACCTGGTGTTGATAATTTCATGTAGCATTGTTACGGTCAAATACAGAATTTCTTGATAAGTATCTATAAcaagtgaattttttttaacaaaactgCTCTTATTATGTCCCACAGAAATTGACACTTCCTCCAACTGTTTCTGATTGATGTTATGGAAGTCAAGCACCCGAATAATGCCGGTTGCCAAACACAAATTACAGCtcgctagagagagagagagagagagagagagagagagtttggcAGAAATTATCCATACGTTGTGTGCATCAAATGCACATGTAGGATGGATAGTCTTTGCACATGCGACAAGTTTTAAATATAGCCAACCCTCATCAGCTTTAGCGACCCTACATCTCTAATTTCAAATGAAATATTGAATGAACTCATCAAATCTCTAATTTCAATGATCAATTGTACAGAGACAAAATTCAAAACGGAAAAAAGTGAAATCAGAAgcaaataattattaaatagTACTAAAATACGATTTCCTAATTCAACCGGTTCATACGTTATAATATGAATAATCAATTCGcatgttataatatgaatAATCAGTTCGcatgttataatatgaatAAACGGTAGTATTTCATTATAATATACTTGTTCCATGATAACACTATCATTACTCGTACAACAAGAGTTACATCCAGAAAGTAATGGATTCAAGTGAAGGTAACAACAACTATACCAAATCTATAAGatttatcaaaagaaaaaaagaatttaaccccaaaaagaggaaaaacatGCTATGAATTCAAAGGTCTGTGAAATCTGTAGAATCCATTTGTGCACTGACAATTCCTACAAGCCTCGCTGCTCTGAAATCCAACCTGACAACACAAACACACCGCCTGAGTCACCCCCGCCTTATGCACTGTCCCAAAAACCTGGTAATTATTCTGCTGCAGTCTTGACTCGGCCGAGTTCCCCGACGAAGCCCGAGTTGGCTCGGACTGGAAGGGCTCCAGCCCAATTGAAAGATCCAAGTTGAGGTCACTACACTTGTACATATAATGATCTTGCAATTtctgctgttgctgttgttggTCTTCCTCTGTGGTGGTCCCACTGCTGGCCTCTTCTATGTTGTCCTCTTCCATCTTGGGCTTGAACAATACAATATTGCTGTTGTGGTTGTTGTTGTTCGAGGAGGTTTTGTTGATGGTTTTGTGATGCAATATGGAATTTTTGTTGGTGGTTTTATCGACGACGGCGGATGGCGGAGAAATGTTTCTGAAATCTAAGCGAGAAGCGGGTGTCGTGGCGGCCGCGGCGGCGGTTGTGGTTTCGTTGAGCGGACGGTGGGTTTGAGGGTCGAGGCCACGGCTGATGAGCTTCCGCTTGATGTGTGTGTTCCAGTAGTTTTTTATTTCGTTGTCGGTTCTTCCCGGCAATCGCCCCGCAATCAATGACCACctaaaaataacaaatcaaATTACAATTAATAAGAATGATAATTGACTTTTCCAACGATCATTTCGCCTAGTAAGAATGATCATTGAATTTCAATGATTCAATGATTATTTCGTGTTGAAGAAGGTTCTGAGTTCAAATCTCATACGAAATCTGGTTGTTGTTTATAAGAAAAGTAGTTAAGATTGACAAAGTGATTTCCGAACAATAATTTTCCCAGCAACAAACcaaccaacaaagaaaagtggGCCATGAATAAGATTACATACTTGTTTCCAAGTAAGCTATGGAGCTTGATGATGagctcatcttcttcttctgtgaAATTTCCACGCTTGAGGTCAGGGCGAAGGTAGTTTATCCATCTCAGCCTGCAGCTCTTGCCGCACCTAAGCAACCCTACAGGCATTAATTGGACACAAAAATAAGTACAAATTCAATTAATTTAAGCAAAACTAAATCATGGGTTATAATTAAGTACATATGAAAcagtattatatatatatatatagataattgaatttaaagatttgaaattatatatataccagCGGCTTTGGGGAGGGAGCGCCAGCAGCCTTCGCCATGGACGCGGATGTAATCGATGAGGCGCTGGTCTTCTTCTTTGGTCCAAGCGCCTTTGTTGGTGTGAGCTTTCTCACAGCAAGGTGACCTCCccatcaaattttttgttcttgttcttgttcttgctGCTTAATTTTTGTAATGATTAATTAAGAAATCAGATTGAACAGAAGACAACAGAACTGCAATAAATAGCTAtattggaagagagagattgtGGTATATGTAGCAAACAGTGAGTTGTTATATGGATAAGTAGGACTGGTTTTTTTGTGGTGTTTTGTCTGTACCCGTTTTGAAAGAGCTGAAAAGGATAAGAAGAGAAAGACCAGTACAATTCagaacagagaaagagagagagttttggttttgttgaaattttgggaagaaAGAGATTTATATGTACAAAGGGTGGggatgatgagagagagagggagagagagatttatGAGGAGAGTTGAGGTGGGGAGGGAAGGATTTGACCGAGTTGGTGAAAATGACGAGTGGTTAGTGGTTACAGATAGGGCTGGATTTTGGTAGGTAGCTCTACTTTTACGTCACATTCGGCCCCTTTGTGggctctctttttctctctctctctctctctaatgtCAGGATTCAAAAATCagactttctttttttgtttggtgtaAGAGTTCCGTTATTAACATTCGTTTTAGCGTGCGTGAGTGACTGTAATCGTAAATTAAGTCGTAATTATATTATAAGATCTAATCTCATTAGACGCGTATTCGAACGATTGTTTTGAACTTTCTATCTTgataatagaagaaaaaagaggaaactATGGGAATTCTAAATCAATGTCCAAACTCCAAGTAGGAAACTATCTCATTCGTCATTTCCATGTGGCTTAAAGGGACACACAACACAACATTAGGACAATTGCCTGCCTACCAAATTCCTGCTGGCTGAGGTTTCCTTAGTTGGCTTATGGTGGTGCCTTACCCGAGGGCATATTTGTCTTTTAGCTTAAGATAGACCACATGATCTTATctacataaatatataccataaaaaaaaaataataaaaattaaacttttacGAATTAAAGAGGGATTTTCCGAGTCATATTTTAGGCGGTTGCTTATCCAATCCATCCTCATAGTATTCTCAAAAGCATTATCAAAGGTGCTCTAAAAAggtattttcttgtcaaaggAGGATTGAAAAAGGGGCTCAAGTGAATATTGGAAGAGCGGGGAAGGGATATGATAAGGTAAAAAAGTACGTGTGTTTTTGTCTAGTTGTAGCCAAGTTCAATGGAAAACtttaagaaggaaaaaaaaacaactttatGAAGATAAAACCGAAATAAAACCAGGTGGAGCTCACATGCCAAGGTGATTCTATGTAAACTAACAAAAATATTTCTGtccaactttttatttttatttttatatattttaaaagaaagaaaaaaagctaATGCACTTGTCTAAAAGCCTTTAGCTCAGGTGACATGTGATTAGGGTTGGGTCTCAAACTCAATCTGGTTGAACCGACTAAATtgattgaccaaaaaaaaaactgtagtaacttgtttgatttgattttaaatcGGGCCGTAATAATTCGGTTACAATTTTGAGCCGGATGTTATGAAGAGACAGTGCAAGGTAAGGAATCAATCAAGTGGGAGATGAGATAAACTCCCACTAAACTACCAAAGACCAAAAGAACACCTACAGAAACAAATGGGTTTATATATTGGATCAAGGAAGAAGCTTATTGTGCAAATGGATTTCAACAAAAGGAGGGAAATGATTACACAAAGATATTTTCACCATTTGTGAAGCTAACCACAATCAGCCGGTTGGTGCTAACTAGAGTGGGGACATATATGGAACCTTTATTGAGAAGTATTACTGAGACCAGTTGatgtttcaactttcaaagGCTTGCTAATGTCTTTTTCCACTGGATTACCTTTCTGATATAAACCTAAAATGCAAAACCCAGAATCTAAAACCAAGATGCTCAACCCTAGACCCAATACCAATGTCGTTTTGGACAAGAACACATTCTacataagtaaataaaaacattagtAAAATATCCTATTCCATTTTcagcaataaaaaaatgtcaacTAAATTAGAGAaataaaagaaggaaacaaTTGGTCCTTGCCGAGTGGGGCACAAAAATAAGGGCAGCATACAGTACCTCAGTGGAATATCAAAGCATACCGACAATCCGATCACCAAAGGAAAGGAGAGAATTTGATTACTGCAAAAGAATTTTCCCTTGATCCGTTATTGTACATGTACAATGAATTTTGAGTAACAAACTGCCAAGTCGCTGAgtaaaccaaccaaaaaaatcaataccTTAGGATACACTTACCTCTactcaaatgaaagaaaatttcacAACTTATTTGAATGATacactaattttctaaaatgACAATTGAATGATACACTGAATTACAGgtgaacaaaaaaattgtaacCCTAGTGAATAATTTTATGTATTGAAATCAGTCTTGTTTGTCATGTTACTGTTTTCGTTTCTAGCTTCTGCTTCTTTACACATACAATCTGGCATGGGAAATGTATATAGTGACGCACTGGGTTTTTTCAGTTCAACACCCTTTTGGTCACTATGGCGAAGCATGTCTCGCACCTGTCGTTTGAAATCTTCCCATCTGCGAAATAAGAAATGTCGATGAACAAACATGTAAAGTTGCTTGTATAAGCTGCTTTATACTGAAAAATGAGGCTGTGAATGAACAGATCAACAAGAAGTCATTGGAGGTAAAACAAATTGCAtacatgtttgtttgtttatgtgCTTAAACTTCCATTATTTGCCCCTTTTATTATCCGCTAATGTAATCTTTATACAACTAATTTCTCTTATATAATTTGGAATCGACAACCATAACAAACCCATTACAGTGAATCCTGAGGTTCTCAAAGTTAACAAACATCAAACAGATGACAATGCACATTCCTAGCCtaccacaaaacaaaaagttgaaCGGTAGAACTATGATTTTTGTATTCTCAATCGAATTTTAATATCTGTAATATGCACAAATTTAAAAtgtagaaagacaaaaaactGTTATTAGTTACCACTACCCCCATGTTGTAGCTTACATAAATAAAGAACTACTTATTCAACAGATCAATACAAATGTAAATGGACAGTTCAACCACATTTTACCTGATACTGGGATTATCAAACAAAAGcgctaattttcttttatcagGGTTGATTGTCTTCGAATGTCCACCATAGAGATACCGCCTGTGACCCATCAAGAAGTGTGGAAAATTTCCACCCTGAGTGGTGACAAATACTTCACTGTGAAGGCAAACCGTGTAATCAAGAGCAGCCAATCTAGATAAATGGCCCTACATCAGAAATGTTGGCATTGAAAAGATTAACTTGACGCTAACCCAATGGACCCACTGTAGAGATGGTATAATTAATATATCACTACTTTCAAGCTAATGCTTGCTTTTGTTCTCTGTGAATGCAAATAACATGCCTCATATGGTACCTGAAAAGGAGCAAGTTCTTCTGCAGTAGCCAGTGTGTCTTTCATTTCCAAGCGTGGAAACATCTGTTTAAGAGGAGCCATGTACTTCTCAGCTTTATAAATTTTTCCTGCTGCTATGTATACTGAGGTGGTATTATCAAATCCCATTCCCCTGAGCATCATTCCTACCTACAGCATAAGATACTTAATTGGTCAGAGTTCAAAAAGAATTGCACACTAATCATAGTATGCAA
The window above is part of the Prunus dulcis chromosome 1, ALMONDv2, whole genome shotgun sequence genome. Proteins encoded here:
- the LOC117621678 gene encoding transcription repressor MYB6-like codes for the protein MGRSPCCEKAHTNKGAWTKEEDQRLIDYIRVHGEGCWRSLPKAAGLLRCGKSCRLRWINYLRPDLKRGNFTEEEDELIIKLHSLLGNKWSLIAGRLPGRTDNEIKNYWNTHIKRKLISRGLDPQTHRPLNETTTAAAAATTPASRLDFRNISPPSAVVDKTTNKNSILHHKTINKTSSNNNNHNSNIVLFKPKMEEDNIEEASSGTTTEEDQQQQQQKLQDHYMYKCSDLNLDLSIGLEPFQSEPTRASSGNSAESRLQQNNYQVFGTVHKAGVTQAVCLCCQVGFQSSEACRNCQCTNGFYRFHRPLNS